From the Saimiri boliviensis isolate mSaiBol1 chromosome X, mSaiBol1.pri, whole genome shotgun sequence genome, one window contains:
- the EZHIP gene encoding EZH inhibitory protein, translated as MTRHCRCPLGDELLSPIDSQQTSGGASVLQLQGTGLSWQHRWVCKGFFPRDSRKEHRKSKSISPCEILSRESSNTVHRTLTYTTQPRSSLSEGEPAITVTQSNMETEQKHQQDKVPGRPNKEATPASGDACRTGNQDPAASIPTVSSDASPSGAAALSSSKAGSTAAAIFTADENPGLPIMAPVSAERHSDLQACCSLHEYLGCEVPEGGSQAAVGPPPKATGHAEHPAGTKSPWNNRRRKQPCGNPVAWAQKPPGRCLFPRLLPLPSPGSQPSSRRYSQASTWSQATQPGPALLSRASEARPASQSFITLPASARHRYASGPGPVFRRCTAPPGLPFPPFAIHLDPARLGPESAPGPAPRGRPSAPGAARGGRPSAPGPAPRGRASAPGPARRGRASAPGAAPRGRASAPGPARRGRAARSTPARRSTSMTPGTGRLLSRRSVSGLADENPSCGAGLRRLAFQSSSGSPDSEVPSSPSPPVWRAVRMRASSPSPPGRYFLPIPQQWDESSSSSSSPSRPPGTSPSSSPTKISGQGSSSSSPEFLGLRSISTPSPASLRRALLPELYAPSPVPPEEQAEIESTAHPPAPPEL; from the exons ATGACAAGGCACTGCAGGTGTCCTCTAGGTGATGAGTTGCTGTCCCCTATTGACAGCCAGCAAACGAGTGGAGGGGCCTCAGTCCTACAGCTACAGGGCACTGGACTCAGCTGGCAACATAGGTGGGTCTGCAAGGGCTTCTTCCCCAGAGACTCCAGAAAGGAGCACAGGAAGTCCAAGAGCATCTCACCCTGTGAGATCTTGAGCAGGGAAAGCAGTAACACAGTGCACAGAACTCTGACCTACACGACT CAGCCGCGCTCCTCGCTCTCGGAGGGAGAACCTGCCATTACGGTCACCCAGTCCAACATGGAAACCGAGCAGAAGCACCAGCAGGACAAGGTGCCGGGAAGACCAAACAAGGAAGCCACCCCTGCCTCCGGGGATGCCTGCAGGACCGGGAATCAAGATcctgctgcctccattcccacgGTCTCCAGCGATGCGTCTCCCTCGGGCGCCGCCGCCCTGAGCAGCAGCAAAGCCGGTTCTACCGCTGCCGCCATTTTCACTGCCGATGAGAACCCGGGGCTGCCCATCATGGCTCCTGTTTCGGCGGAAAGGCATTCTGACCTCCAGGCCTGCTGCAGTCTTCACGAATACCTTGGATGTGAGGTGCCTGAGGGGGGCAGCCAGGCTGCTGTGGGGCCACCCCCGAAGGCCACTGGCCACGCCGAGCACCCAGCCGGGACCAAGAGCCCCTGGAACAACCGTCGTAGGAAGCAGCCCTGTGGCAACCCGGTTGCCTGGGCTCAGAAGCCTCCAGGGCGGTGTCTGTTTCCTAGGCTTTTGCCGCTGCCTTCTCCGGGGTCCCAGCCCAGCAGCCGTCGCTATTCCCAGGCTTCTACGTGGAGTCAGGCAACCCAGCCAGGCCCTGCACTCCTAAGCCGTGCCTCCGAGGCAAGGCCTGCTAGCCAAAGTTTCATCACCCTGCCAGCTTCTGCTCGCCACAGATACGCATCTGGTCCAGGCCCTGTCTTCCGACGCTGCACCGCCCCGCCAGGCCTGCCTTTTCCACCATTTGCCATTCATCTAGATCCTGCTCGTCTAGGCCCTGAATCTG CGCCAGGCCCCGCTCCGCGAGGTCGTCCGTCTGCGCCAGGCGCCGCTCGCGGAGGCCGTCCGTCTGCGCCAGGCCCCGCTCCGCGAGGCCGTGCGTCTGCGCCAGGCCCCGCTCGCCGAGGCCGAGCATCTGCGCCAGGCGCCGCTCCGCGAGGCCGTGCATCTGCGCCAGGCCCCGCTCGCCGAGGCCGAGC AGCAAGGTCAACCCCTGCTCGTCGTAGCACCAGCATGACGCCAGGCACTGGCCGCCTTCTCAGCCGCCGCTCTGTATCTGGGCTAGCTGATGAGAATCCTTCCTGTGGGGCTGGGTTACGAAGGCTTGCCTTTCAGAGCAGCTCAGGCTCTCCTGATTCCGAGGTGCCAAGCAGTCCTTCCCCACCTGTTTGGCGTGCAGTCCGTATGCGTGcctcctcaccctcaccccctggGAGGTACTTCCTTCCCATCCCTCAGCAGTGGGATGAgagctcctcctcctcatcctccccaaGTAGGCCTCCTGGCACAAGTCCCTCCTCCTCCCCGACTAAGATTTCTGGGCAgggttcctcttcctcttcccctgaGTTTTTGGGCCTGAGATCTATCTCCACTCCTAGCCCTGCTAGCCTTAGGCGTGCCTTGTTGCCTGAGCTTTATGCTCCAAGCCCTGTCCCTCCAGAAGAGCAGGCAGAAATAGAGAGCACAGCTCATCCCCCAGCACCACCTGAGCTGTGA